A DNA window from Zingiber officinale cultivar Zhangliang chromosome 3A, Zo_v1.1, whole genome shotgun sequence contains the following coding sequences:
- the LOC122053620 gene encoding VQ motif-containing protein 4-like, whose amino-acid sequence MEKEIRSPNSSPSSSSSSNNGVSSSPAPAPMVTPKSTPRSADAANPYPTTFIQADAGSFKQVVQMLTGSSDTAAKQPPLPRPAKNGISSAVKATGPKKPAFKLYERRGSLKNLKMMSPMIPSCWSRDSPLGGSAGSSPRRQPTEILSPSLLDLPSLTLSPISPLNTDSFHRSLPPNSPSALAMSAEERAIAEKGFYLHPSPRTTPRDAEPPMLLQLFPVTSPRVPSASVAGSSSWR is encoded by the coding sequence atggagAAAGAGATCCGATCTCCGAACTCCTCGCCctccagcagcagcagcagcaacaatGGAGTGAGCTCATCGCCGGCGCCGGCGCCGATGGTCACTCCGAAATCGACGCCGAGGTCAGCCGACGCTGCGAATCCCTACCCTACCACGTTCATTCAGGCCGACGCCGGATCCTTCAAGCAGGTCGTCCAGATGCTGACCGGCTCCTCCGACACGGCCGCCAAGCAGCCGCCGCTTCCGCGGCCCGCCAAGAACGGGATCTCGTCGGCCGTGAAGGCCACCGGGCCCAAGAAGCCGGCTTTCAAGCTCTACGAGCGCCGCGGCAGCCTCAAGAACCTGAAGATGATGAGCCCTATGATTCCCAGCTGCTGGAGCCGTGATTCCCCCCTCGGCGGCTCCGCCGGGTCATCTCCGCGCAGGCAGCCGACGGAGATCCTCTCGCCCAGCTTGCTCGACCTGCCCTCTTTGACCCTCAGCCCCATCTCTCCCTTGAACACGGATTCCTTCCACCGTTCGCTGCCGCCCAATTCGCCTTCGGCGTTGGCGATGTCGGCCGAGGAAAGGGCGATCGCCGAGAAGGGATTCTACCTTCACCCTTCGCCGCGGACCACGCCCCGGGATGCGGAACCGCCGATGCTGCTGCAGCTTTTCCCGGTGACTTCTCCGCGAGTGCCTTCCGCCTCCGTCGCCGGCTCTTCTTCCTGGAGATGA